The segment GCAGCCTATGATCAGCCGCTTGTTCAATACTTTCTGCAATTCGCCGCCAACGTTCTCCGCATGAATGATATCATAGGGGAACAGGTCCACATGCATCAGCTGATAGTGGTCAGGCGGGAACATTTCATCCAGACTCTTGCCGAATTTCTTTTGCATATAGGAATCGCATTCAGCAGCCTGTTTCGGGCACCACTCGCGGATTTTGGTATTCATGGGATGGTCGGCCGAGCCGGCGTCCACCCCCAGCCATTTGATTTCCATTTTGCGGCACCATTGAGAGAATTCCCGGGTCGGTCCGGGGTGCTTGACCATGTACCGTACCTCATCGGCCTCAGGCTGATCCCAGCCGTATTTCATGTAGCCGGTATGGATGAGCAGAATATCTCCTTTGCGGACTTCTACCCGGTCGGTAATATCTTTGGATGTATACACGCCATAATCCTCGCAGATATCGCTCAGGTCCACCACTACTCCCGGACCGATCAGGTCGTTCAGAGGAATGCTGGCAATATCGCGGCCATGGGTACAAAAATGCAGCGATCCGTCCAAATGGGTGCCTACATGATTGGAGGTGGTAATGACCTGGCCATTGGCGCCGTTGGAGCTCAGCCGTTTGAAGAACTTGATCTGCAGCGGCTCATAAGTAGGCCAGGGTGGTGTCAGATGACTCAGTTTTTGTGTCAGATCATACATCGTCACTTTGTCCCAGTTTTTAACCATGGTACAATCCCC is part of the Acetonema longum DSM 6540 genome and harbors:
- a CDS encoding cyclase family protein, whose protein sequence is MVKNWDKVTMYDLTQKLSHLTPPWPTYEPLQIKFFKRLSSNGANGQVITTSNHVGTHLDGSLHFCTHGRDIASIPLNDLIGPGVVVDLSDICEDYGVYTSKDITDRVEVRKGDILLIHTGYMKYGWDQPEADEVRYMVKHPGPTREFSQWCRKMEIKWLGVDAGSADHPMNTKIREWCPKQAAECDSYMQKKFGKSLDEMFPPDHYQLMHVDLFPYDIIHAENVGGELQKVLNKRLIIGCYPWRFEGGESSICRIVAYDEA